One genomic window of Fusarium verticillioides 7600 chromosome 2, whole genome shotgun sequence includes the following:
- a CDS encoding alpha-1,2-mannosyltransferase has translation MAPGTAQQSQQRQFVHPTASHAKKKAPSAYSMQPISAFYWFFGAALVSAWFAPIQDCDETFNYWEPTHYLSHGYGLQTWEYSPDYAIRSWLYIAFHAIVGNVRRIFPHSNKVAEFYFVRFGLAFVCAITQTILFMVTSTTLNSRIGLFFLIATVASPGNFHASTAYLPSSFAMYLVTVGAAAFMNWRGGLKTSQGMFWFAAAGILGWPFAAALCAPFMLEELILLAFGDKTALWEAFVRIGRGVVSAVLLLAGDYFVNLFFYKKAVSVTWNIVKYNIFSSNHGPELYGTEPWTFYFKNLALNFNLWFVLALAALPLFILQKIIAPSGQGFQTGLRTIVFLSPFYMWLAIFSTQPHKEERFMYPAYPFLSLNAAISLHMILTALGNSDPKSLVGKIPAKLKLLVVTLTMILSIDVALFRVYGIWSAYSGPMKIYSPLWEGTDGKEPIGREEDTVCFGKEWYRFPSSYFLPRDMHAKFVRSEFRGLLPGEFAQAETGFGFWSGTWLPTAGMNDHNEEDLGKYTELPACTFLVDTQYPERNDPLPPNEPDYIADEKNWEIVKCEPFLDAAKTHMLARTLWVPDASFIPDKFKRKWGRHCLLQRKNAAEPAAAK, from the exons ATGGCTCCAGGTACAGCTCAGCAGTCGCAACAGCGGCAGTTTGTGCATCCAACTGCCAGTCATGCCAAGAAAAA AGCTCCAAGCGCATATTCTATGCAACCGATTTCCGCCTTCTACTGGTTCTTCGGTGCCGCTCTCGTGTCCGCCTGGTTCGCCCCGATTCAAGATTGCGATGAGACGTTCAATTACTGGGAACCGACTCACTACCTGTCCCATGGTTACGGTCTTCAGACGTGGGAATATTCTCCAGACTATGCTATCCGCAGCTGGCTCTACATCGCCTTCCACGCCATTGTCGGCAATGTGCGCCGTATATTTCCTCACTCGAATAAG GTTGCCGAGTTCTACTTCGTGCGGTTTGGGCTAGCTTTTGTGTGCGCCATCACTCAGACGATCCTTTTCATGGTCACCAGCACAACACTCAACAGCCGAAttggccttttcttcctcatcgcGACCGTTGCCAGCCCCGGAAACTTCCATGCAAGCACTGCTTACCTTCCATCGAGCTTTGCAATGTACCTGGTCACTGTGGGAGCTGCAGCTTTTATGAACTGGCGAGGTGGTCTCAAGACTTCTCAGGGTATGTTTTggtttgctgctgctggaattCTGGGGTGGCCCTTTGCTGCTGCACTTTGCGCGCCCTTCATGCTCGAAGAGCTCATCCTGCTTGCATTTGGTGACAAGACAGCGTTGTGGGAAGCCTTTGTTCGCATTGGCCGTGGTGTAGTTTCTGCAGTCTTGCTTCTT GCCGGCGACTACTTTGTCAACCTCTTTTTCTATAAGAAGGCGGTTTCTGTGACATGGAACATTGTCAAGTATAacatcttctcatcaaaccACGGCCCAGAGCTATATGGAACAGAGCCTTGGACATTCTACTTCAAGAATTTGGCATTGAACTTCAACCTCTGGTTTGTTCTGGCTCTTGCTGCTCTGCCTCTATTCATActccagaagatcattgCACCATCTGGCCAAGGGTTTCAGACCGGGTTGAGGACCATTGTGTTTCTCTCCCCCTTCTACATGTGGCTGGCTATCTTCAGCACACAGCCTCACAAGGAGGAAAGGTTCATGTATCCGGCATATCCCTTCCTTTCGCTCAACGCAGCCATTTCTCTTCATATGATTTTGACTGCCTTAGGCAACTCTGATCCCAAGTCTCTCGTTGGAAAGATTCCtgccaagctgaagctccTGGTTGTTACTCTCACCATGATTCTGTCTATCGATGTCGCTCTTTTCCGTGTCTATGGTATCTGGTCCGCTTACTCTGGACCTATGAAGATTTACTCTCCCCTGTGGGAGGGAACAGATGGCAAAGAGCCCATTGGTCGCGAGGAGGATACCGTCTGCTTCGGAAAAGAGTGGTATCGTTTCCCCTCATCTTACTTTCTGCCCAGGGATATGCATGCCAAGTTTGTCCGCTCCGAATTCAGAGGTCTTCTGCCTGGTGAATTCGCTCAAGCCGAGACTGGCTTCGGCTTCTGGAGCGGTACTTGGCTTCCAACAGCGGGTATGAATGATCACAACGAGGAGGACTTGGGTAAATACACTGAGCTCCCAGCGTGCACATTCCTGGTCGACACTCAATATCCAGAGAGGAACGACCCTCTGCCACCAAATGAACCCGACTACATTGCAGACGAGAAGAACTGGGAAATTGTCAAGTGCGAGCCTTTTCTTGACGCTGCCAAGACACACATGCTCGCAAGGACTCTTTGGGTTCCGGATGCGTCATTCATCCCggacaagttcaagagaaAATGGGGTAGGCACTGTCTGTTGCAGCGAAAGAATGCTGCTgagcctgctgctgccaagtaG